One Triticum dicoccoides isolate Atlit2015 ecotype Zavitan chromosome 5B, WEW_v2.0, whole genome shotgun sequence genomic window carries:
- the LOC119309544 gene encoding uncharacterized protein LOC119309544, whose protein sequence is MNSYLSKCSTAAMMFGIDLNMSPPQDDASEPADQQEEQNSQQQYNNEEPVNNEATWEEASGVEEPIHEEASGAEEAIHEEASAVQKPIHEELTNEERYGIFFALMVINTQNGQVLKKDKQVIASLLDTTIRTVERIWERALKQIEKGEKVDVSNQKPGRVGRKRKDLDLSRVVTIPLNRRRTLRGLSKALGVSCTTLHSRFEWGHLRRHSNKLRPHLNLSNIVKRLKWCLAMCEDYWSATRELDNIAYMDEKWFNMTGEVNNYYLLPEEPDPLRTLHHKDSIAKVMFLAAVAKPRYGKGGEVTFDGKLGIWAFVTESPAQRTSENRDKGTLELKSLKVTRDVMRYYMCEKLIPAIQEHWPDEDEGQTIYIQQDNATPHILPDDSVFR, encoded by the exons ATGAACAGTTACCTGAGCAAGTGCTCCACCGCCGCAATGATGTTTGGGATTGATCTTAACATGAGTCCTCCACAAGATGATGCCTCAGAACCTGCAGATCAACAGGAAGAACAGAACAGTCAACAACAATACAACAATGAGGAACCAGTCAATAATGAAGCAACAT GGGAAGAAGCAAGTGGTGTAGAGGAACCAATTCATGAAGAAGCAAGTGGTGCAGAGGAAGCAATTCATGAGGAAGCAAGTGCTGTACAGAAACCAATTCATGAGGAACTCACAAATGAGGAGAGATATGGTATTTTTTTTGCACTCATGGTGATCAACACCCAAAATGGACAAGTTCTGAAAAAAGACAAGCAGGTCATTGCTAGCCTACTCGATACAACCATAAGAACTGTTGAGAGAATATGGGAAAGAGCTCTTAAACAAATTGAAAAAGGGGAGAAAGTTGATGTCTCAAATCAaaagccaggtagagttggccgcaagcggaaagatttggatctgtcgAGGGTGGTGACAATCCCATTGAACAGAAGGAGAACATTGCGAGGTCTATCAAAGGCATTGGGTGTAAGCTGCACGACCTTACACTCAAGGTTCGAGTGGGGTCATTTGAGGCGTCACAGTAATAAGTTGAGGCCCCACTTAAACCTGTCCAACATTGTAAAGAGATTGAAATGGTGCTTGGCTATGTGTGAAGATTATTGGTCTGCGACACGGGAATTAGACAACATAGCCTACATGGATGAAAAGTGGTTCAACATGACTGGGGAGGTGAACAACTACTATTTGCTTCCCGAAGAACCCGACCCCTTGCGCACCTTGCATCATAAGGATAGCATCGCCAAGGTGATGTTTCTCGCAGCCGTGGCTAAACCAAGATACGGCAAAGGTGGTGAGGTCACTTTTGATGGAAAGCTCGGCATTTGGGCTTTTGTCACAGAGTCTCCTGCTCAAAGAACCAGTGAAAACAGAGATAAAGGGACGCTCGAGCTCAAATCATTGAAAGTCACACGAGATGTAATGAGGTATTACATGTGTGAGAAACTTATTCCTGCGATCCAAGAGCACTGGCCAGACGAAGATGAAGGACAGACAATCTATATCCAACAAGATAATGCCACGCCACATATTCTTCCCGATGACTCGGTTTTCCGATAA
- the LOC119309543 gene encoding tyrosine--tRNA ligase 1, cytoplasmic-like, with the protein MYWVDGRVLVLQGIMKTIYVNKIVQAGCTVKILMADWFLQRHFKIGTDLNKIRNIGNYNIEMWKATGMNLDKVEVVWLSDELNCHAVNYWPLAVDVSRKYSMEKMASYCRNRTYGPQGLPAAEIFYPCMQVAAILCQKADIWLFSMDQRDIVMLAKDYSEEINRETKPAIILHNTLPLLPEDPDLNSLRYPARTLFMDDAQEASNRKIELAFCPPKVTVSNPFLEYIRYVIFPWFGKLEVADKKGNGSSKTYASMEDFVVDYGSGNLDSADVKLAFEKGINSILKPVQDHFISNIEAQNLYFSCKAWAMGDSAGAFAGPSAAGAPPRPLPAGLSSRGPAAALRAGRPGGSLPMG; encoded by the exons ATGTATTGGGTGGATGGACGTGTTCTCGTCTTGCAGGGGATTATGAAGACGATCTATGTAAACAAGATAGTCCAAGCTGGTTGCACAGTTAAAATATTGATGGCAGATTGGTTTCTGCAGCGACATTTCAAGATTGGCACTGACCTGAATAAAATACGGAACATTGGCAACTACAATATTGAGATGTGGAAAGCAACTGGTATGAACCTTGACAAAGTAGAGGTTGTATGGTTGTCAGATGAATTGAATTGCCACGCGGTTAATTACTGGCCACTTGCGGTTGATGTCTCCAGAAAATACAGCATGGAAAAAATGGCAAG TTATTGTCGGAACAGGACATATGGGCCACAAGGACTACCTGCTGCTGAGATTTTCTACCCTTGCATGCAGGTTGCTGCTATATTATGCCAGAAG GCTGACATATGGCTCTTCAGCATGGATCAGCGAGACATTGTCATGCTAGCTAAGGATTACTCCGAAGAAATAAATAGGGAAACCAAACCAGCTATCATACTGCATA ATACGTTACCTCTTTTACCAGAAGACCCTGACTTGAACTCGCTGAGATATCCAGCGCGGACTCTGTTCATGGACGATGCACAG GAGGCTTCAAATAGGAAAATAGAGTTGGCTTTCTGCCCACCAAAAGTAACAGTGTCTAACCCATTTCTGGAGTACATCAGATATGTTATATTCCCTTGGTTTGGAAAATTGGAGGTAGCTGACAAGAAAGGGAATGGCAGTAGCAA GACATATGCAAGCATGGAAGATTTTGTTGTTGACTATGGAAGTGGCAATCTTGATTCTGCTGATGTTAAGCTGGcttttgaaaaaggaataaacagcATATTAAAG CCTGTTCAGGATCACTTCATTAGCAACATTGAAGCCCAAAATCTATATTTCTCCTGTAAG GCTTGGGCGATGGGCGACTCCGCTGGCGCCTTCGCTGGCCCTTCCGCCGCCGGCgctcctccccgccccctccccgccGGCCTCTCCAGCcgcggccccgccgccgccctccgcgccgGTCGCCCCGGCGGCTCCCTTCCGATGGGCTGA